DNA from Aphis gossypii isolate Hap1 chromosome 3, ASM2018417v2, whole genome shotgun sequence:
TAGagttgttgtttaatattttataactgttttCTCCGTATtactaaatcaattataagtagtacctattataatataatatgtcattttaaagtattgtaagtttatattgaaacaaaaaaaagaaaaagttgacattttgatttttttttacagttatttttcACTTCTTAAAAGACATAATTTTTCAGATAATAAGGTAAGTTTAATtcatatacaagtataaaaattaaaacaattgttattaaaattattttgtatacattaatgtACTTTCCGGAATTGATAAATTGggttttgaaaagaaaaagatAGTTGATAAGTTGAGTTCCGAAAAAAGGGTTGTAGATAAATCGTGTACaggaaataacaaattatgtatagccgtataggtatactttttaatatgtaataatttttattaaaagtccaatcaataatatatacagggtATTTCTGAAATAAATGAGGACATTAGTGTACGCTTAGGTACTCACTGTGATGAacaaattaagatttttttgaaaatttttttctatcttcAAAATCTAGGTTTCTTCCAgttatttttagaacattatcttaaatataaaaataaacgttttaattgtattttttgcgAAATTCTCAAACAAATCGATACGTCACATCGTTTTTGAGCTTGTCGCGCGTTTTTGACGCTCGAATCGCtgactaaaaaaaagtaatgtgACATATCGATTTGTATGAGAACACTGCAAGATTAACGGTGGTGTTggttatttgttgttattcaatatACATGATTAactaacacattattttacattgtaaactaattaaaacgatgaaataataacataattatgattaacagAGCTGgaataaaaacaagaaattcagtattaaatacacaaatagtTAGTTTCTTTTATCTCAAACTTATgacattatgaattttatttatacacctaAAACACATAACATGGCAATAAATTAGATCATTTCAGAAACACCCtgtagatataaattataattattacataaattgtattttatacgtcttataaaagaatattaagttaaatcaaaaaagttgGTCTATcagtctaatatattattaaaggtattttttcatgttatgttttttgataCTGCTATATTAGgtgaagtaatttattttacttatatagttcCTAATACAATATAGATTAAACAATTTGCAATTTGTTGAGATTTTACGAATTCTGTCAaatattgaacttaaaatgtttacaggaAATAAATtgtgcatatttatttaaatatttttgcatatctGTAAGATAAACTTTTGTgggattttgtataaaaacgtaaaatattttgaatatcatattataggtgtatagaaaattattacataaaaatttggtgaaaatttaaagtatttatgcattatttatacTCGAGCTGTATTGGAAAAAGTAAAACCATTGCaatcgattttgtcaaaaactgtaCGACAACTTGTAAAAATTCTCGTTTttctgtgattttttttttttttgttaacctctaaattataaactagatCTAGTGTTCTATCCAAAATCTCAAAACTTTAACCTTAAAGTTGAAAACCAAAGCATTTTTTCAACTACTTTtggtgtatacatattattggtaCACATTAAAAAGAACATACATATCATTTatcctaaattaataaaatcaatagtcaatacattaattcgtatcaatatttaaaaaaaaaaaacgtcatgCTTTACTAGTAGTCAGTAGATAATAGATTTATAGTTCtataattctttatttgaggaagtaaataattcaaataaaaatggttttaacttttagttCTATAGATATTCAAATGaaaagtttgataatttatttcttaatccGTGTATCATTTCTGTAATTTTGGTGCGATTCAACAAACTTAGTACTTACCGTACACTTCTCGATAATCGCATCAATTTCTTCTTCTTTCTGTTTgaacttttgtatttttttttccaacgaTTCATATTCTTCTATAAATTGTTCGTCATTGCTTGGTTCCCGTTCGTCTTTTTGTAACCGAAATCTTAGTTTTTTCTGTTGTTCGTTTTCGTCAACTATAGCGTGTAACGTTTTTAACGTCCCAAAATTATGCAATTCGTCAATCGATACTTGGAAAATGTCTTTAACATATTCACTGATAATACTACTGCCGTAGATTGAATCcattatagatatttcaagtaaagttttttcaaaaatttctgATAGCAGCTCGTTTTCTTGGATAGTTGGAGCAGAGTTTAACTTGCCTAGATTTTCATTTAGTTCCATTTTATTTTGCGTATACCAAACGCAAATACTAttcaaagtttaatttaatatataatatacttggcATTTacgtttaattgaaaattgaaaatacacaataacacATAATGCGTACGTTATCGATAAAGATAATGCCTTAtcctcatattataaatatgtaaacaatatactatacagtatcattatattataaaaaaaacaaacaaacgtGTAATTTCCGTCTTAGCAACAAACGTggttttattgtatgtataatacacgaGTTGCCAGTAGGTAATATACCTAAGGTATAATCGATATCTCGTTGCTCATAATTCATTGTACTAAGGAGTAAGGATAAAGTTTGTGGTATAGTGACActgatattatttgataattggtaggtatatacctagcaataaaacatatattatatcaatatacatatatatatatatatttatataccactTTAACAGTGACggcacaacataatattagacaTAATTTGTGCTATGTTGATGACGTCTTTGAAGATTAGAGCACCAACGATCGGACCGATCcaaaaaacgataaaatggtctttatttatttgtccGGGACAACCGTATGCCAAGGCCGTCGCGTAAGTTGGATTCATCAACACGCCGGTATATTTGAATgctattttaatcaataaatgtcaattatatattataatgtatccgTCATTAAACTTCATAATGTGCAGTATGGGCATATGATAGCTTACGCCTAATCAGAGTTtagaaattattgatttacattCTACCTAATATTAGGGTGTGTATTTTGAGTGTGTGGatcataatttagtatatttatatattttactatctatacgataggtagtaaaaaatatgacaatatgtATTAgcttttattagatttttggtGGAATATTAGACTTTACGTATTAGCTTctgaaaaatttcaagttctCCACGCTACTGCGAGTTATACTGTACTTTGTATgcgtaaaacattttatcaaatatattacgataataaagtatacatttcgtgatatgtaaatatgtaagtgATAGGCAacgaatgataaatattatatcaatataatcgAAATTTATTTCGTCAAAACGTTGGTGGTGAGGTGTGTTTCACCTTTTCAATCATTCTAAGATAGCACCTCGTTTTCGGTTGTTAGGTACCTAAGGTTAaagcttatatattatttttcacgatTTCCCGCTTCCATAAATACCCGCGAGGGCGTGTAGTACAATTCggatataaataacaacactataataaataatgtaataataagctTGCAGTACAGTAGTACTTTTACCGgtcatatttatgtacatcaGTGTGAATGAAGTCAATAGATTTTTAGACACATGAAAGCACTTGCACACCTTCCGCAAACCCAACTGCATGGCCAAGTACATGAAAGTGATGATAGCTTCTCCGATTGCCGCGTTCAACGTACCCACACGCTTATGATGGAAAAcacgaaaaaaacaatatgtttttatagtgATATTTTCGTTGGACTatacgtacatataatataatatataaaatctgcacggaatattcacttttaaatttcttgTGCATCGGGTCTTTAAGAACGTTCTCTTGGTGTTCAGTACGTTTACGGACCACAGCGCTAAAATGCTCCTAAAATGTGACgccaaaataattcatttacacactttttttacaattttatattataatattatgttatatggcTGAGTGCTAGAAGCGTCATTTAGTATCACTGACCTGGTTGTCTACAATGACTATAATGTAtgcataacattaattattaggaACTAGGAAGGTAATTAACGTAGGTATGTGcagtgttataaatatagtttgtaatgtattataaattataatatgatatgaaatATCAAGGTAAATTAGTCGtatcaaaaaatcaaatcatcacattaatacattattacttttttaggctctttaaaaagtgtttagcaataatatgacaacaaaataataattgaaaatacatcTTTCTGACGATCACCTAAGGTTATCGccagatataataaaacaatcataTAGCTATAAAGTGTTATTTAGTAAGATGCTTAAATAGTTATACTATATGTagataaacgataataataactaattagttaaattaataacacgtCACCTGTTGCTAATGTAACTAGATGCGATTAATGCCACTACACTTCTTAAGACGTTTAAACCTTGATACAGGTCTTGTTTAACAATATGTCGCAACGTCTTTTTGTAATTGTTGGTAATAATATGGCCATCATCCGGAGGACTCGTCGTATTTTCTCGTCTGTTTAATATCAGTTATTGAATGAgttggtatttttttcaaataacatttatgcagattatatataatatacctacgatGCCGTTTAGGTCGAATAATGTAGTTGCGCAATTTAGTTACCACAGACCATGCCAACGGACTGATGTGATAAACTACGAACACTAAATTTGTACGAAATACGTAATACGAACACGAATTTGtcgttaattttatcaaataattacaaatcagttttaacaatattaccaCGACCATCTTTCCCGATAGTATATACAACTTCAGTACTGGAAAAttaagtgaaaaaatattgacttttTAGTAACTTTAagacaaatatttgaaacatttatttttcagtaataAAGTTGATagtatgttatttgttttaatacttaagtcattgtattttatgtataatacgtgttattaaaaatattaaaacttattaaaaccatttcatagcatatacaaaataaataaataactgttaaaaatatgattgtacCCTTTAACGGGAGCTGtatctttaaaattgataaagcattatattatatagtcgtgAATGTAGTATTA
Protein-coding regions in this window:
- the LOC114132311 gene encoding uncharacterized protein LOC114132311 isoform X3; the encoded protein is MEIVEITEQYCYTMNIGIILKLYILSGKMVVVILLKLICNYLIKLTTNSCSYYVFRTNLVFVVYHISPLAWSVVTKLRNYIIRPKRHRRRENTTSPPDDGHIITNNYKKTLRHIVKQDLYQGLNVLRSVVALIASSYISNRSILALWSVNVLNTKRTFLKTRCTRNLKRVGTLNAAIGEAIITFMYLAMQLGLRKVCKCFHVSKNLLTSFTLMYINMTAFKYTGVLMNPTYATALAYGCPGQINKDHFIVFWIGPIVGALIFKDVINIAQIMSNIMLCRHC
- the LOC114132311 gene encoding uncharacterized protein LOC114132311 isoform X1, with the translated sequence MESNLSGDTALAANVIISCIIYTSIVFIVSLVIKISLRTCQDRLTFVSHADDAKYHLTSLSMEIVEITEQYCYTMNIGIILKLYILSGKMVVVILLKLICNYLIKLTTNSCSYYVFRTNLVFVVYHISPLAWSVVTKLRNYIIRPKRHRRRENTTSPPDDGHIITNNYKKTLRHIVKQDLYQGLNVLRSVVALIASSYISNRSILALWSVNVLNTKRTFLKTRCTRNLKRVGTLNAAIGEAIITFMYLAMQLGLRKVCKCFHVSKNLLTSFTLMYINMTAFKYTGVLMNPTYATALAYGCPGQINKDHFIVFWIGPIVGALIFKDVINIAQIMSNIMLCRHC